A region of the bacterium genome:
GGCGCTGCGCACCCCGGTGCCGCCGGCGCGCGTCTGGCGCAGCTCGACGTCCTCGTGGACGTACATGCCGCCGACGCCCATCGGCCCCAGCAGCGACTTGTGGCCGGTGAAGCAGAGCACGCCGGCGCCGAGCTCCTCGATGTCCAGGGGGATCATGCCGGCGGTCTGCGAGACGTCCACGACCAGCGGGATGCCCCGCGCGCGGCAGGCGGCGCCGATCTCGCGCACCGGCTGCACCGTGCCGATCACGTTCGAGCCGTGGTTGATCACCACGGCGCGGGTGTGCGGCCGCAGCCGCGCGACCACCTCGCCGGGGTCGACGTAGCCGCGGTCGTCGAAGTCGACCCAGTCCACCTCGACGCCCCGCTGCTGCAGGTCCCAGAGGGGGCGCAGGCTGGAGTTGTGCTCGAGGTGGGTCGTGACCGCGTGGTCGCCCGGGGCGAGCAGCCCGTAGATCGCCAGGTTCAGCGCGTCGGTGGCGTTGTAGCCGAAGACGAGCCGCTCGGGGTGCTTCCCGCCGAAGAAGCCGGCCAGCAGGCGGCGCGTGTCCTCGACCAGCTCGCCCGACTCGATGCACAGGTCGTAGCCCGACCGGCCGGGATTGACCCCGTAGCGCCGGTAGAACGCGTCCATGTAGCGGTACACCGCTTCCGGCTTCGGGAACGAGGTGGCGCCGTTGTCCAGGTAGATCAGGTCGGACGCGCCCACGGTGTCGAGGGACCGGGGCTGGGCGCTCTCAGCGGGCGACGGTGCCATGATGCTCCTCCAGGGTCTGCGCCGGCGTGCGGACCAGGGCGTCGGCCACGACCTCCGCCACGGTCTTGATGACGACGCCGAGCTTGTACTCGCGGTTGAGTTCCATGAGCTGGTCGATGCAGTTGTGGCAGGGGGCCACCACGAGGCGGGCCCCGGTCCGGCGGATCTGCTCCGCCTTGACCCCGCCCGACTGCAGCCGCTTCTGCCGGTAGCGGCTCATCGAGAGCTGCCCGCCCCCGCCGCCGCAGCAGAAGTTCTCGGCCCGGTTGGGCGTCATCTCGACGAAGTCGGCGAGGCAGCGGCGCAGGATCGCGCGCTGGGGTTCGACGATGCCGCCGTGGCGCACCGTGTTGCAGGGGTCGTGCAGGGTGGCCCGCTCGGCGATCTTCGCCGGGTCGACGTGCAGGCGGCCCTGCTGGAAGTACTCCTCCATCAGTTCCAGGAAGCTCACGATCCGGAAGCCCGGGCGCTTCTGCAGCCACTCGGCCGCCTCCCAGCGGGCGGCGGCGAAGCCGTGGCCGCACTCGCCGATGACCAGCGTGCCGCAGCCGAGGCGGTCCATCGACGCCATGAGGTTGGCGGCGATGGCGCCGCCGTGGGCGGGGCTGGCGCTGAACAGGCCGTAGTTGGTCAGGTCCCAGCCCTCGCTGGCGACGGTCCAGTCCTCGCCGGCCGCGTGGAAGACCGTGGCGCTGGCCTGCAGGCACAAGGGGAAGAACTTCGGCTCGCGGGGGTTGACCGTGAACAGCACGCGCGCACCCTGCTTGTCGACGGGGATGCGGGCGGCGGGGTCGCCGACGTCCTGCTGCATCTCCTCCTCGATCCACTGGACGGTCTCGAGCCAGTCGTCGCGCGAGATCCCCATGTTGTTGCCGGTCTCGAGGCTGGTCGTGACCACCTGCAGCAGGTCGGCCGGGATCAGGCCCATCTCGGTGAGCGTGCCGCGGGCCGCCTTCAGGACGGCCGAGATGTGGATGCCGGTGGTGCAGTTCAGGCTGCAGCGGCCGCACAGCGAGCAGCGGCCGAACACCGCCTCGACCCAGGCGCGGGCCATGTCGCGGTCGAAGCGGCGGGCGCCGGTCAGGCCGGGGGCCAGGCGGCCGGCGG
Encoded here:
- a CDS encoding aminotransferase class V-fold PLP-dependent enzyme, with translation MAPSPAESAQPRSLDTVGASDLIYLDNGATSFPKPEAVYRYMDAFYRRYGVNPGRSGYDLCIESGELVEDTRRLLAGFFGGKHPERLVFGYNATDALNLAIYGLLAPGDHAVTTHLEHNSSLRPLWDLQQRGVEVDWVDFDDRGYVDPGEVVARLRPHTRAVVINHGSNVIGTVQPVREIGAACRARGIPLVVDVSQTAGMIPLDIEELGAGVLCFTGHKSLLGPMGVGGMYVHEDVELRQTRAGGTGVRSAQRHHLEEYPYRMEYGTPNLPGIAGLNAGVKWVLERGVDEIHRHEMALWLRLRDGLRGIDGVVLHCQDSERDRIGVLSFNVEGLDAADVGTMLDVDHDIACRTGLHCAPMVHEHLGTDKIHGSVRFGIGPFNTAEQIGTAIAAVGEIANLGRRRRG
- a CDS encoding heterodisulfide reductase-related iron-sulfur binding cluster; its protein translation is MSEIDALEARLAALTDEDLSRGLDLFRAKLGGAEAAYLQTCVRCGLCADACHYHRTDHELASIPAHKLAQVAAVFRAHFTAAGRLAPGLTGARRFDRDMARAWVEAVFGRCSLCGRCSLNCTTGIHISAVLKAARGTLTEMGLIPADLLQVVTTSLETGNNMGISRDDWLETVQWIEEEMQQDVGDPAARIPVDKQGARVLFTVNPREPKFFPLCLQASATVFHAAGEDWTVASEGWDLTNYGLFSASPAHGGAIAANLMASMDRLGCGTLVIGECGHGFAAARWEAAEWLQKRPGFRIVSFLELMEEYFQQGRLHVDPAKIAERATLHDPCNTVRHGGIVEPQRAILRRCLADFVEMTPNRAENFCCGGGGGQLSMSRYRQKRLQSGGVKAEQIRRTGARLVVAPCHNCIDQLMELNREYKLGVVIKTVAEVVADALVRTPAQTLEEHHGTVAR